A stretch of Melospiza melodia melodia isolate bMelMel2 chromosome 24, bMelMel2.pri, whole genome shotgun sequence DNA encodes these proteins:
- the UBALD2 gene encoding UBA-like domain-containing protein 2, with the protein MSVNMEELRHQVMINQFVLAAGCAADQAKQLLQAAHWQFETALSAFFQETNIPSSHHPPQMMCTPSNTPATPPNFPDALAMFSKLRTSESLQSSNSPITSMACSPPGSFSPFWASSPPSHQPSWLPPSSPTAHGLHHHLHHGQPSWPPTPPAPAPPQKAVATMDGQR; encoded by the exons atGTCCGTCAACATGGAGGAGCTGCGGCACCAGGTGATGATCAACCAGTTCGTGCTGGCGGCGGGCTGCGCCGCCGACCAGgccaagcagctgctgcaggcggCACACTGGCAGTTCGAG ACAGCCCTCAGCGCCTTCTTCCAGGAGACCAACATTCCCAGCAGCCACCACCCCCCCCAGATG ATGTGCACCCCCAGCAACACGCCGGCCACGCCGCCCAACTTCCCGGACGCGCTGGCCATGTTCTCCAAGCTGCGCACCTCGgagagcctgcagagcagcaACAGCCCCATCACCTCCATGGCCTGCTCCCCCCCGGGCAGCTTCAGCCCCTTCTGGGCCTCCTCTCCCCCCAGCCACCAGCCCTCGTGGCTGCCCCCGTCGTCGCCCACGGCCCACGGCCTGCACCACCACCTGCACCACGGGCAGCCCTCCTGGCCGCCCAcccccccggcccccgcccccCCACAGAAAGCCGTGGCCACCATGGATGGGCAGAGATAA